The Natranaerobius trueperi genome includes a region encoding these proteins:
- a CDS encoding phosphate ABC transporter ATP-binding protein has protein sequence MTNVYNLKHISKSYNDKTVLDIDNLTIRRGEILGLVGPSGAGKSTLLRILNFIEHTDTGKINFLDKTYTKNKLPDLDIRRKVTTVFQRPYLMTSSVYQNIIYPLKIRNQSYDHEVDEIIEKLGLTQLKHKRADKLSGGEAQRVALARALVFKPEVILLDEPTSNLDPANVKIIEDMIEDYRTKLNATIVIVTHNVFQAKRLATKVSLLYKGKLIEVNDKKDFFINPSHSITKQFLSGELIY, from the coding sequence GTGACTAATGTATATAACCTTAAACATATCTCAAAATCGTATAATGATAAGACTGTTCTTGATATTGATAACCTTACAATTCGCAGAGGTGAAATCTTAGGTTTAGTTGGTCCAAGCGGTGCAGGAAAAAGTACATTACTTCGTATATTAAATTTTATAGAACATACTGATACTGGAAAAATTAATTTTTTAGATAAGACCTATACTAAGAATAAATTACCTGATTTAGATATTCGAAGAAAAGTGACGACAGTATTTCAACGACCCTACTTAATGACAAGTTCAGTATATCAAAACATTATCTACCCTCTTAAAATAAGAAATCAAAGTTACGATCACGAAGTAGATGAAATAATTGAAAAACTAGGACTAACACAATTAAAACACAAAAGAGCTGATAAACTGTCGGGTGGGGAGGCACAAAGAGTAGCATTAGCTAGGGCATTAGTATTTAAACCAGAAGTAATACTTCTTGATGAGCCTACCTCAAACTTAGACCCGGCTAATGTAAAAATTATTGAAGATATGATTGAAGATTATAGAACTAAATTAAATGCTACAATCGTAATTGTAACTCACAATGTATTTCAAGCTAAAAGACTTGCAACAAAAGTTAGTTTGCTTTATAAAGGAAAGTTAATTGAAGTAAATGATAAAAAAGATTTCTTTATTAATCCAAGTCATAGTATTACAAAACAATTTCTTTCTGGTGAACTTATATATTAG
- a CDS encoding competence type IV pilus major pilin ComGC, with translation MKKLIYMIEKAKRDESGFTLVELLIVVAIIGVLVAIIVPVMGGQTETARENANDANIRTIKSAISAYYAEEGSLDELDESALKEYIDVDEIECPWDDSVTGINIDINDADKPGDLDVEHEGDGEGPASGDAYKISGPGD, from the coding sequence ATGAAAAAGTTGATTTATATGATCGAGAAAGCAAAGAGAGATGAAAGTGGTTTTACACTAGTAGAGCTTTTGATCGTCGTTGCAATTATTGGCGTCCTTGTTGCAATTATAGTACCGGTAATGGGAGGGCAGACTGAAACTGCAAGAGAAAATGCAAACGATGCCAACATAAGAACTATAAAATCTGCCATATCAGCTTATTATGCAGAAGAAGGTAGTTTAGATGAGCTGGATGAAAGTGCACTTAAAGAGTATATCGACGTAGACGAAATAGAATGCCCTTGGGATGATAGTGTTACTGGTATTAATATAGATATAAATGATGCTGACAAGCCAGGTGACCTTGATGTAGAACATGAAGGTGATGGTGAAGGACCCGCGAGTGGTGATGCGTACAAAATAAGTGGACCAGGAGACTAA